In Glycine soja cultivar W05 chromosome 10, ASM419377v2, whole genome shotgun sequence, the genomic stretch ATTAAATAGAAAACGGCCTAATGGACCCAAAACAAACTTGCATAGCTGGCCGAATAATTGTTAACTTCACACCCAAGATACGTTATCGTTGTGTTTTATGTTTGGCCACACACACTTAAGTAACTATTGCTACGCAAATGGTATAGTTTTCATATGAAACTTCAATAAGGgttcataattattattattatacttcgtccattatttattttatatctaacTCTCAGCCGGCCATTCATCATGGTCATAGACTATATCAAACAATGTTTGGTCTTTTCCCCCTCTTGTTGACTCTAATAACTTAATAGCAAGGGGACACATTGTATTGAATAAGAACATCTATCTGTTATTTTACAATTGTCAAGCAACAACTCTTAATGGAAGGATTGTTATTCTAAgggattttaatttattgttttatgcaCGGCTCATTTGTCAAATTATTTGGGCTTCGGCCATGGGCCACCGAAAATTCCTGTTGGACTAGTTTTAGTATAATAGTGAGGTTGTTGATTCCTGCACTCCCCAAGTTACATCCTATACTCtttctagaattttttttttatttctaacctttcaaattgattatttCAATAGTAAAAAGAGAGAGTtcagaaatataattttacatttcaaattatTCATTCTGAAAGACAAAAAGGTAGTGCAGGAAACAACCGAGAAATGCAGGAAGCAATAGCCTTATCATGATGTTGTGGTCCCAGAATTGTGCCTCAAATTGTGTTGCACGAAGGATTCTTGAATATCATAGCTGACTCATTGTAGGACCAAACTGATTCCAGACGCAAAACTAGTAAGAACGAGTGTCAACCTCAATTTGTTTTTCTCCTATTtaattttaggttaaattactcatttggtcctatagtttcatgattcttacttttttagtctctatagtttgaaagtggtctttttagtctctatagtttacattttaattcttttttagtcccTCTAGTTTTAAAAGCggtctttttagtccttatagtttcatgattttttcttttttagtccctatagttttcaaattacaaggactaaaagagaattaaaatgttacTCTATGTTATCCGGACGTTAAGTAATGTTGTTAGACGTCTACCttgcttagtaaattaatcATGATTAATTTACTATCGGTTTAACACTGAACTTAGAGGATCACAACAAATGAGTGTTCCAATCTttgcaaaagaaaaatttatttgataattaaattataaaatttaatttaatcaaataaatattttagtggaatattattatattttttgctagcacctataattaatataaaaatgagaGTATTATTTTACAAATGTGAAAGTTatccataaaataagaataatattctATTACTACTTATAAGAATGtgattaattattgtaattataattaatcatgtataaattatctttgacttatataaaaaatataaaataattcttatttttataaagataaagagatataaaattattttaaatttttcttttttttttgaaaaaggacCCAAATACATATCTCttcaatattataaatagaaacatttaCACGAGGTAAAGTGCACCAGACACAAACTAAAAGAGTTCTAAGCCtaattttatacttaaaaagtaaaaacaaaatttgttctTTAGAATTTCACTCATAAGTTGATGGCATGTATTTTAGTGTAGATACATATATAGTTTTCTTTACACTATTAAACAGAAATTTTGTTACTTCAAGAATGGACATTGGGGTGCACAAatctatttcatattttttaatattagaaaGACTTAAAAGGCAAAATCATtcgaatattttatttttgatgcaAAGGAGGGCCAACAAGTAGAAACTAGAAACCATACAAAACATCAATGTAAGCAAAAACTAGAAGCAACCGCGTAAATTCAAGATTTTCATTTCTTCCATCAAAAGCAAAGTCGACTCAAACGATAAATTTCATTTCACATTTAGTATAATAAGTGACATCAAGGAATGAATGCTGCGCAATTGGTCGCAAATGGAAAACATGGATGGTGAGGAGCATAaccattttttccttttgcatGGGAGAACAAATATGAAATATCAGCAGGTTCCGAGATAACCTTAGAGTAACACGTTTTTCAATAGTTACTTAATATAGGATATACATTGCAAAAACGATAATCAGTACAAATAAGAGTTATAGAAAGTCGCGTATTTAACGttgaaattttaacttttattccACTTATTCCAACAGATTCATGTATGGTCAAGCATATCTTAAATGgacaaataaataatagagGTTCTGATAAATACCAGATAGTAATGGAAAATTGGAATTAATAGGAATAAAAAAGGTCATCAAGACATGGGAAAGCatcacaggaaaaaaaaattacaacctAACACTAGATTCAGTCACGACAAAAATGTCAATATGCACAAATATGAAGTATCCATTATACTATAACAGAAGGGGGGGGAAGGGGGCGCAGGAAGTGATTGTCCAATTATATTCAATTCATCGTATTCTTGAGAAACAGAAGGTAAATCAATCAATGCAAGACAACCAAACCCTTTCAAATACCTGCGAAAATCCAACCCCGATTCCCACCCTGTCCCCAGATATAAAACACCGACAAAAGCCTTATTTCACATCAAGTGAAATTGGCTACAAGGATCACACGATGCCATTGCGCTCAGTTAATCCCCAgttataaaagaaacaaaaattaagaaaaaaggtaAACAGCATACAAGTTAGTAACCAACATTGCCTCCCCACTTCAGGCGACCAAAATCAAAAGTATATCCAGCTTGCACTGTCAGTGGTTGCTTGTCTCGATGTCAATAAATCCCACCAAATTATGTTCCTTCAAGCTCCTAGAAGTGAATTGATCTTTTAAACAAGAGAAATTAAAGGGTACAAATAGTAGGAATCAAAACATTGACACTATATGAGAACCTTTACACTTGTTGGTACCTTGGGTCAGAGTTAGCAGACCAAAGTTGGCTTTAATTTGAGAAATGAAGTGACGTATCAACCATAGAACTTCGCTACAAATCTTTCAGATGCTTAAATTCCTCACAATCAGCTCCAACCTCACATAGTGACAAGAAAAGCTTTGGTACTATCTTGGCTAACATCAACTTGAAACCCACAGAGGTTGAATTCTGACTGCTCTTTTCACTTACAGAGGCTTCTCTAGTCAGCGAGCCAATCAAGAAACCTTTCATATAAGCATCACAAGCCTTAAGGATTTTATGACCCCGCCTCCTAAAATGTTCTTTGATGAGCACTCCAAAATCCTAGAGTATTTATCAGTAAGATAACAGTCAAATATACTATGCACAATTCAAAGAAACAACAGCAGCTTCAACAACTCCTAAAGTACACATGAACTAATGCCAAAGAAATATGCAAATGTTACAATTactaaaacaaattcaaacattcattgaaataatagtttgtttTCAAAGCTCTCCTAGGAAATtagcaaaaactaaaaaaaaaatcccaaaataatcccattCAAACATGCAAGTTATCCAAAGTATCCTTCTGCTTCTTTGCCAACCCTGTTATCAATTTACATTTTCTATAATGATGACATGAACCatacaccccccccccccccagtcTACTGAAAAGTACAGACAATGCAATAGTGCTTTAACTAATCATGATAAAATACGAAGAGTTCAATCAAATGGATGGAATGAAATACAATATCTTATAAACGTCATTCATAATCACCTTGGGTGGTTTCCTCATAAGATACATCATAGTCTTGCAGTTAAGTAAAAAGGTATTCTCATTGTATGACAACGAATTTTTCTCTCCTTCAGCTGTTCCAACCTGCTTATCATACCCAGCTTCATTGAAGTAAGGCTTAGAGTTGAGTACTAAGCCTTGCAGTGAAACTAGGACTTGAAGGATGCTAGAAGATTTTGGATCCCATACTTCATTTCCTCTGCCTGTCCATGTATTTAGAAGGCTAAGGCAAACCTTCCCTTCCTCATACAAATTAGGGTTAATCCGCCAACCACCAGAATGATAGTATGCTGACTGGATCATTTGAGACCCAGACAAAGAACACAGAAAAGGCATGAGATATTTATCCATTTAGACCAAATTTATacaaattgaatatgtgattaaCATTTAActatctttcctttttctttggtGGGGGCAATTATAAATTGGACCATAAAACAACTTCAAGATAAAATTTCCTTACCGGTGGAACATCAGGGTATTCTGGCGGAAGgtgaaaatcaaagaaaaagagtccATCTTGGTAAGGGGTTCCGTATGGCCCTACAATAACTGCTCTCAAGAGATCCATTCTATCTTCATAAACTCGTACATAGATTTCCTCTGTCAAAATGTTTCAAACATTTACACTTACTGAAATGGGTGAATAACTCACTAGTCACTACTACAAAACTTATATGGCATCAAATGTACCACTGACCAGGAAGGTTATTCTGCAATATGCTCCAATCTTGTTGCACTTTCTTGAACCATTTCCGGTTGTTACTCTGAAAGTGGATTGAAAATAATCTAGTGATTGcagtataatataataaaggaaatcaaattcaaaagaaataaGCAGACATATGAATAGATGTGTGCACACTCATGTTTGATGCTTCGATATGATCAACACTGTTGATCTTTGGTTAGCTAAATATAAGAACCTAATCTACATTAATTCTAATCTATAGTGAAATTGTGTGAATATTCGGGTAAGTGCATGCACATGTGTGTCATGGCCAATCTATCAAAGATATACCAACTTGATTTTAAGAAAGACTATATTGGCAACCAACACCCTTATGTTTGGACAAAACCCAACTCCTTTTCTTTTAACATCTTAAGTTTAAAggcattaatataatttaaaatttatttatttaaaaacttttttttcaacTTCTCTCTCCTCCTCCAAGTTTGATTTCATATGGGGACCTAAATTTTGATTTGGAACAGATGTGCCACGTTTGACTATCATGTATTGcagtgggttttttttttcttttcttttcaatctaATTCTTTTCTATCTGGCTTGGTTTTCTCTATGTTCTAGTTGGCCGAATTGCTTTGTTCTCTGCTACAACAGAACATACAATAGCAGGGAAAGGAAAGGTTAGGAGAgagaaaattagtattttttaatagataaattttaaaatacattaataccCTTGAATTTagtttgttttgaaaaatagttgGCATCTTGGTTTAAATAAAAAGGTGTTAGTTGCTAATACACCAAGTAGGAGAATACTAGCAGCCCCCGATGTACAATAAACATGAAGTTACTTATACATTCTTTCATTTCCCTACTCTTATTAGAAATAGGGCAGCAGCAGTACCTGTCCATTTGCACCAATAAAATAGTGGTCCGATGGATCTTTAGTTATGTCAAAATGTTTCAAACTGCAAGTGTCATTATCACAACTTGCAGTTGCAGGAGCATCTTCATTTCCCAAGCTACAAAGTGCCGCACTTGCTTCCAGAGTTTCAGTTGCTTCTGAAACAACCTCATCATACCTTTCATTCTTATTGCCTGAATTATCAGCATCAATTGCAATATGTTTCTGTGAAGTAGACTCATCATTAACTACAGGTGATGGATGTTCACGTTCAGCTTTTATCTCCAAGGGAATAGAATCCAAGTTCCTTGAGCCTCTTGAGAATATTCCACTGGCAAGTCTAGTGACAAATCGAAATGCTGCTAGGGGAACAGAGAGAGCTGCAGTCCTACCAAAATCATTCTCTCCACTTTCTTCTGCCTCAGAAGTAACACTGCTTGAATTTTCCCTCTCAATATCCTGCATGTCATAATATTGCATGATTAAAGAAATGGGCTAATAACTACATTTTTAGATGGTCGGTAGGATGTCTTCAAGACCTTTGGAAATGAGATTATGATCATTTTCACAATCActtaaattgaaatattaaaagCCACTTAAAATTAGATGCATTGCTCCTGAGTACATGTGTACATAAAGGTGAGGACAAAAAGAAGAGGAAGGCCATGAAAACAACCAAATTTTGCAAGATTGGGAAAATACAATTCCCATGTCTCAGATCTCTTATTGAATGAGTAGAAGCAAACTTTAGATAAGGATtccaaataacatttttttttcttctttaggcTTCCTCTCAGAAAGAAACAAGTTGAAACATGGTAAGAATCACAGTACAGgtggaaaaagaaacaaacctcTCTGGAATCCTCAAGGACTTCCATTTCATCATCATTAACAGTTTCCCAGCTTGCAGCATCACTTATTTCACTCCCAGCAGCAATTGATTCATCATCGTCGTCTCGACCAACCACATAGATTGCTTGGGGTCCAACCtggaaataaagtaaattattgaCAGTCAAAATGGAAAAATTGTATCATCAGACATGAGtgcttaaaaaataaactctctctctctctctctctatatatatatatatatatatgtatgtataccAACCTCGATCTTTTATTTTGCATCTTAGAGACTTCAGACCAAAAGGACTTATCTTAAAAGAGTCTAATTCAAACATCATCTAAGGCTGTGAATGGAAAAGATCCAAAACCCCAAAAGTCTTAAACTATTTTAGAACAGAAAAACTGTTCAACACACCTTCAAAGGATTTTAGAAACCTCAATAGCAAAAAGAGCATATCTTTACATAATTGTGATAGTCTCTAGCTTTTCTATTGTTGAGATCCAATATTGACTAGAGATATGGCCAATGTAGgttgtttaagaaaaaaaaagtttaaacaaagGAGCCCTAAGTAAGTTGTTTGCCCAAAGACATCCTTATTAAGTGTTTGTTTCAGGGATTTTGGGTATTTTTTGTACTTTCTGCTCATAGATTGTATTCCTGGATATCCTGGGGACTCATTAGGCTAAATTACATTGGTAGATTAGAAAACAGAGGCCCTAAACTTTTAATTTACTTGATCGTCAAGTTTGAATGCTCCCTCTATTTCAGTGAAGTAGATACCTACAAACTAAGGTAAGCAGATTCTTCTTTTAATACTTTTCCCTAATATTTGTTCAATCTTGTGCAATATGTTTTGGCAACTTTAAGATTTAACTCATATTAGACATATGAAAGCAAAACCTAATCTAATTACCGAAATTACAAAAAAGACCTGCATTACACTTCAGAGCAACATAAAGGAACCTTCTCTGATTGTAAGTATATTGTATAAAGTTCTTGTAACAGTAAAGCAAATAGcagaatattatattttagtcaCCGAGATGTTTAAAAGACCCATTATGTCCTAgtcttaaaatttttagaacTTTTAAATTTCCACCAGGCATTAAAATACTGGAAGCAGTTCTTCAGTTTCCATTGACTGAAATAAGAtgcaatatatatgtatatgtgtgtatctgtgtgtgtttgtgtgtataAAGACCGAGAGAGAACAGGaagaaataacataaaaatgaatataCAAAATCAGCATACCATTGATACCATCCCATCAGCCCAAGTAACTTCAATATCACCATTCTTAAGGCCAGTTATATTTCCAACCCAAGAGAGGTCAGAAAATTGCACAAAAGTTTCACCAGTTTGGATATTTACATCGATTTTAATCCCACTCTCTTCAGTTTTCTGCATTGATTTCTCAGTGGACTCTCCAACAGAAGCTGTTTCTGAACAGACAGACACAGGTGAGAGGCGGACAACCACATCCCCATAGCAGTAATCATAATCTGGATGGCCCTCTAGCTCATATACACTAACAACTTCCTCCTTGTCAAACTCTCGAGGATCTTCTGCTCTGGCAACTTTTTTTAACCACCTCACACAAGCTGTCCGCTCCTTGGCATTAACACTTCTCACAACCCCAACTCGCCTAGCTTCAGAAATATCCTCACCATCACCGGAGGTCTTCTCTACCACATATTGTTCTGAAACAAATTCATGATCACCAGGATTATCTATAGGAATTAAACTTGTAGAATTTAGTTCACGCTCTACTGTTCCATCTTGCCATGCAACATCAACTTTTGTTCTTGTGTTGGCAATCAAAAGAGCTTTCTCAAAGCTTTCCTCTTTCTTTCGGGCCCTTTTATCTTTCCTGATGACAACTTTCCTAATTTTCTTGCGGTGAAGAGGCCAAGCTTCATGGACAGGTTCCTTTGATACAGAGATAGAACTGCTGCATGAGCTAGAATCACGTGAAGGATTACTTTTATCATTTCCATCATTCCCTTCCAAAACATCAGCTGGATCAAGGTCCATAGTATCCTTATTCCCATTTGTTTCCTCAACTGTAGCTTCTTCTGAATCACATCCACTTCCTGTCTGATTAGAATCTAATTCATTGTTAGCAGAATTGTTAAGTTCCAATTTTGATATGCCTTTATCCATGGAAGCTGAGGATGACAGTTCAGACGAGGGTAGGAGACACCAGTCACCCAATTGCCAATTTGCATGAGCAAAACAGGACaacaattttaagttttttggACTCTGCTCCTCAGCTGGGGCAGTAGAAGAATATGGCCCATAACCTGCAGATGCTATCCAATAAACAAACACCGATCCAACTGTAACTTTAGTGACTGTACCTTCTAGCCTATTAGCTTTCCACAAGCCAGACAGCCATCTTGAATTCTTGAAAACTGATGAGGAGCTAGCCCTTACCCATTGCCCTGGGTAATAAGGAAAATGCCCATCTTCAAGAATATTCTTAGAAATTGGTTTAAGATTCAATGGATCTGCTTTTGAGACCTTACAAACTGAACCATCATCAAATAAGACAGTTACATTATCCAAAACATCATCAATTCTTCCTAGCCAATGTCCAAGCACCACATAATCACCGACAGTGAAATCCCTAAttcgttttaaattttttgatgaGACATCTTTTATTATAGATCCATCATGGGCCAACAGATCCACACATATATTGACATCAACCACTACACCCACTCGCCCAGTAGGGTCTGAAGCAGCAGCAACAAAATCCCCATGTAAAAATCCGCGATCAACAACTTCAACGTCGCTGAAATTTAGAGTGGATTCAGATTTGTCCATCCACAGTACATGCAGCTGGTCAGCCAGAAGAGCATCGGTTTTACAATGCCCAGCAGCACCATTACTTTCAGAATTTCTACTAGCATTATTAATGCCATCGCCTTCCTCATCATCACCATCCTCATCCTCAGTATCATTTTCGTCATCAGTGACGCTGCTATctgaatcagaatcagaatcacCAGCAACTTCTGTCACAATCCCAATCATGCCACTGATAGTATTTTTCACAACATCTTGTCTATAGATATGTGGTGTATTACTTTCCTTATAAGAATTGTCACCCGGTTCATTAACTTCACTACTTTCAGTGTTTACCCTTGGATCGCTGTAGGCAGACTCACTGGCAAGAGCACCTTGGTTCAGGAAACCACTAGCACAAGCATTTTCAGCAGGCTCATTGCCTTCAGAAAGCGCTTCATGTTGTTGAACTCCCATCTAAAATCATAACATATCAATGTCAATAGATATTCTAATCTTGTTATTCACCTGAATTCAGCAAAAGAATCAATAAACAAACTTATAAGAGGCAAGTTCTATCCAAAAACAATAGTTCCACCTCTTCCATagcttttttatttacaaagtaGACATGGGGCAAAATCCATCctttaactaaataataataataaatgtaaatatttaaaacGCATTTGAACAAAATGGTTTAAGAGAAAACTTTCGGTGCtaagaaacaaaaaagtgaCATGACGCCaccaaaaggagaaaaataaacCACCGACTTTCATCAATacgtcaacaaaaaaaaagggaagcccATTCTGGATCTGAAATCACACCGCGGAATCAAACAAAAACACGGTTCTGCTGCCAATCGCAATCCAGCTTGCGAATTCAAATTCGCACGCACGCAAGCACACGGCATCATCAATAAACCATTTCAGCTAAATCAGACAGCATCGTAATTAACAATATCCAAACCCGAAATCGAAATCAACAGCTAAACGCAGATTAATATACCCTAAGGTAGCTCAAACGTTTAAacgaataaaaacaaaaggcaCGCAGATAAATTGATCGAAAACGAAAAAATAAAAGGCAAACATAACAAGGAACAAACGAATGAGCTATATTTTAAGGTTGCATCGCCGCCGCGCGAGGTtaatcgttttttttttaaataaaaaataaaaaatggcaaAACATAGACCGATATTAGCGAAAAATTGAAAGGAAACAGAAAATCCATAGTCCTTGAAACGCGAGAGCGAGATTTGAAACGTACCTTGGGAAACAGAAGAAGAGGTTTGGGTATCAGACGAAGAcgatgaagaagatgaatatgAAGACTACGCACAGAGGAACTAGTACTACAATAGGGGCAAATGCGTCATTTCACGAAGGTAGCTTCTGCTTCCATATCCAGATATTTGCTAACCCCATCAAGACCGTTCGTTTTGAAGACTagatcaaaactctgacatttcatttcattttttaccGAAGAATAGTGTTAACAACctcatttttcctttaaaactTTGCTGACCATTTTACTCTTATTtccaacaaataaataataattgtataattattttaaaaatatatactatatctaaaataaatttacacttgataattttatttatgtaatttaactCAAATAGTTACTAAGAAAATATT encodes the following:
- the LOC114369635 gene encoding probable ubiquitin-conjugating enzyme E2 23 — encoded protein: MGVQQHEALSEGNEPAENACASGFLNQGALASESAYSDPRVNTESSEVNEPGDNSYKESNTPHIYRQDVVKNTISGMIGIVTEVAGDSDSDSDSSVTDDENDTEDEDGDDEEGDGINNASRNSESNGAAGHCKTDALLADQLHVLWMDKSESTLNFSDVEVVDRGFLHGDFVAAASDPTGRVGVVVDVNICVDLLAHDGSIIKDVSSKNLKRIRDFTVGDYVVLGHWLGRIDDVLDNVTVLFDDGSVCKVSKADPLNLKPISKNILEDGHFPYYPGQWVRASSSSVFKNSRWLSGLWKANRLEGTVTKVTVGSVFVYWIASAGYGPYSSTAPAEEQSPKNLKLLSCFAHANWQLGDWCLLPSSELSSSASMDKGISKLELNNSANNELDSNQTGSGCDSEEATVEETNGNKDTMDLDPADVLEGNDGNDKSNPSRDSSSCSSSISVSKEPVHEAWPLHRKKIRKVVIRKDKRARKKEESFEKALLIANTRTKVDVAWQDGTVERELNSTSLIPIDNPGDHEFVSEQYVVEKTSGDGEDISEARRVGVVRSVNAKERTACVRWLKKVARAEDPREFDKEEVVSVYELEGHPDYDYCYGDVVVRLSPVSVCSETASVGESTEKSMQKTEESGIKIDVNIQTGETFVQFSDLSWVGNITGLKNGDIEVTWADGMVSMVGPQAIYVVGRDDDDESIAAGSEISDAASWETVNDDEMEVLEDSREDIERENSSSVTSEAEESGENDFGRTAALSVPLAAFRFVTRLASGIFSRGSRNLDSIPLEIKAEREHPSPVVNDESTSQKHIAIDADNSGNKNERYDEVVSEATETLEASAALCSLGNEDAPATASCDNDTCSLKHFDITKDPSDHYFIGANGQSNNRKWFKKVQQDWSILQNNLPEEIYVRVYEDRMDLLRAVIVGPYGTPYQDGLFFFDFHLPPEYPDVPPSAYYHSGGWRINPNLYEEGKVCLSLLNTWTGRGNEVWDPKSSSILQVLVSLQGLVLNSKPYFNEAGYDKQVGTAEGEKNSLSYNENTFLLNCKTMMYLMRKPPKDFGVLIKEHFRRRGHKILKACDAYMKGFLIGSLTREASVSEKSSQNSTSVGFKLMLAKIVPKLFLSLCEVGADCEEFKHLKDL